From the Dehalococcoidia bacterium genome, one window contains:
- a CDS encoding HNH endonuclease signature motif containing protein, which yields MKRTIYRNPPLCACGCGLPVKQKWGSHDWNNFINHHAAKCNPAFQAGEGHTKARYWKGKTFSIDHSQKLSNSHKGSHRSEETRRRMREARRKQPPPSEKTRHKISKTLTGRPSSLSKEGRRRKREKMKGNKFALGYHHTEKTKQIISAAHAGENSYLWKGGISKEPYGLKWTNQLKKEIKTRDGYVCQNPNCTQQVKLLDVHHIDYNKKNMDPNNLITLCRSCHSKTSHKNRDKWTRIFNEIRCNHT from the coding sequence ATGAAGAGAACTATCTACCGAAATCCTCCCTTGTGCGCCTGCGGCTGCGGCCTGCCTGTCAAACAAAAATGGGGAAGCCATGACTGGAATAATTTTATTAATCATCACGCGGCAAAATGTAATCCGGCCTTCCAAGCAGGAGAAGGACATACAAAAGCGCGATACTGGAAAGGGAAAACGTTTTCGATAGACCATTCCCAAAAACTAAGCAACTCTCATAAAGGAAGTCATCGTTCCGAAGAAACAAGAAGAAGAATGAGAGAAGCGCGGAGAAAGCAACCGCCACCCTCAGAAAAAACCAGACATAAAATATCAAAAACACTTACTGGCAGACCCTCCAGTCTTTCCAAAGAAGGGCGTCGCAGAAAACGTGAAAAGATGAAAGGGAATAAGTTTGCTCTTGGCTATCATCACACTGAAAAAACCAAACAAATAATATCTGCCGCCCACGCCGGAGAAAATAGTTATCTTTGGAAAGGGGGCATTAGCAAAGAACCTTATGGATTGAAGTGGACGAACCAGCTTAAAAAAGAAATCAAAACCAGAGATGGATATGTATGCCAAAATCCTAACTGTACTCAACAAGTTAAACTCTTGGATGTTCATCATATTGACTATAACAAAAAGAATATGGATCCGAACAATCTAATTACTCTTTGCCGAAGTTGCCATTCAAAAACAAGTCACAAAAACCGTGATAAATGGACAAGGATTTTCAATGAAATTCGATGCAATCATACTTGA
- a CDS encoding SNF2-related protein, whose protein sequence is MFGTVIYVQMKTVDYIGNTFKISFPYDPATVAQVRTLPPGRKWDPITHSWWCPPSVDALTQLRGWGFEVLPAVVKWEKEWFKPNKPAIHAISDIPGLKHPLYPFQAEGVGFIEDRGGRVLVADEMGLGKTVQALAWLQLHPDVKKAVIICPASLKGSWMNEIANWVTDEAVVIYGGRSQREELYRTFKTDPKKKYLVLNYDILSVDLGFIQAL, encoded by the coding sequence ATGTTCGGTACGGTAATTTATGTACAAATGAAAACTGTAGACTACATTGGAAATACTTTCAAAATATCATTCCCATACGACCCGGCCACCGTCGCCCAGGTACGAACACTTCCACCTGGTAGAAAATGGGATCCAATAACCCACTCGTGGTGGTGTCCCCCATCTGTAGATGCACTCACCCAATTACGAGGTTGGGGATTTGAAGTCCTGCCCGCCGTCGTCAAGTGGGAGAAAGAATGGTTCAAGCCAAACAAACCTGCCATCCACGCAATAAGTGACATCCCCGGCCTCAAGCACCCGCTCTACCCGTTCCAGGCAGAGGGTGTGGGGTTCATCGAGGACCGGGGCGGGCGGGTGCTGGTGGCGGACGAGATGGGGCTTGGTAAGACGGTGCAGGCGCTGGCGTGGTTACAATTACACCCTGACGTCAAAAAAGCTGTAATCATCTGTCCGGCGTCACTAAAAGGATCATGGATGAACGAAATTGCAAACTGGGTAACGGACGAGGCTGTTGTAATCTATGGGGGTCGTAGCCAGCGAGAAGAATTGTACAGGACTTTCAAGACAGATCCTAAGAAAAAGTATCTTGTCCTAAACTACGACATACTATCCGTAGACTTGGGGTTCATTCAAGCCCTATAA